Proteins from a genomic interval of Acidobacteriota bacterium:
- a CDS encoding DUF814 domain-containing protein: protein MKYREFHSSGGFVIIAGLDDEGNEAVSFRLAHPADHWFHVHGFPGSHVILRCPPDGPEPGRDDLQEAAAVAAWFSKMREGGVVGVSCCRARDVRKPAGVKRGTVSIRNERKLKVRPGLPAGEGDDG, encoded by the coding sequence GTGAAATACCGGGAATTCCACTCCAGCGGGGGCTTCGTGATCATCGCCGGCCTGGACGACGAGGGGAACGAGGCCGTCTCCTTCCGCCTGGCGCACCCGGCGGACCACTGGTTCCACGTGCACGGCTTCCCCGGCAGCCACGTCATCCTCCGGTGCCCGCCCGACGGGCCCGAGCCCGGCAGGGACGACCTCCAGGAAGCGGCCGCCGTGGCCGCCTGGTTTTCGAAGATGCGGGAGGGGGGCGTGGTCGGCGTCTCCTGCTGCCGGGCCCGGGACGTCCGCAAACCCGCGGGCGTCAAGCGGGGCACGGTGTCCATCCGGAACGAGCGAAAGCTGAAGGTCCGCCCGGGACTTCCCGCGGGGGAGGGCGACGATGGCTGA